The following coding sequences lie in one Candidatus Nitrospira allomarina genomic window:
- the ftcD gene encoding glutamate formimidoyltransferase, with translation MDRLVECVPNVSEGLDKAVLAVLTERIQSVPNVGLLDLHMDPDHHRSVFTLAGEPGAMATALFQFIQEAQHSIDLRRHQGQHPRIGAVDVVPWIPLRNVTMEECAEYAKNLGRRVGEELGIPVFLYEQAALVPLRARLDSIRRGGLSGLQERMDQEAEWKPDFGPNVLHPTAGAVAIGARFFLIAFNVVLKSQDIHVARRIAGTIRSSGGGLPALKAMGVPLTSKRLVQVSMNLMDFRQTSLRAAFQAVERESHRLGVEIQESEIVGLVPQEAWDADLAADLKLKNWSPEGVLEVACGKYHLFPL, from the coding sequence ATGGATCGGTTGGTAGAATGTGTGCCGAATGTGAGTGAGGGCCTGGACAAGGCAGTCCTCGCTGTATTGACTGAGCGCATTCAGTCGGTACCTAATGTGGGCTTACTCGATCTTCATATGGATCCCGATCATCATCGGTCGGTTTTTACCCTTGCAGGAGAACCTGGGGCAATGGCCACGGCGCTTTTTCAGTTTATTCAAGAAGCACAGCATAGCATTGACCTCCGCAGACATCAGGGGCAGCATCCACGCATCGGGGCGGTTGATGTGGTGCCCTGGATTCCCTTACGAAACGTGACGATGGAGGAGTGTGCGGAATATGCCAAAAATTTGGGCAGGCGAGTGGGGGAAGAGCTGGGCATTCCCGTCTTTCTCTATGAACAGGCGGCTTTAGTGCCTTTGCGGGCCCGGCTGGATAGTATACGGCGGGGAGGGCTTTCTGGGTTACAGGAACGGATGGATCAAGAAGCGGAGTGGAAGCCTGATTTTGGCCCAAACGTATTGCATCCTACGGCAGGAGCGGTCGCAATCGGAGCCCGTTTCTTCCTGATTGCCTTTAACGTGGTCCTCAAAAGTCAGGACATTCACGTGGCTCGTCGTATTGCCGGCACGATCCGGTCCTCAGGTGGAGGCTTACCTGCCCTCAAGGCCATGGGTGTGCCCTTGACATCAAAAAGGCTTGTGCAGGTGTCCATGAATTTGATGGATTTCCGGCAAACATCCTTGCGAGCGGCCTTTCAGGCTGTGGAGCGGGAGTCCCATCGGTTGGGTGTGGAAATTCAGGAAAGTGAAATTGTGGGCCTGGTTCCGCAGGAGGCATGGGATGCGGATTTGGCTGCGGATCTTAAGTTGAAGAACTGGAGCCCTGAAGGTGTGTTGGAAGTGGCGTGTGGGAAATACCATCTTTTCCCGTTGTGA
- a CDS encoding DsrE/DsrF/DrsH-like family protein has product MNATHVEPATALAELKETKPDKVTLVVLSGDMDRVMAALIIATGAAAMGMQVTMFFTFWGLNAIRKENVSSSPKDWLRRAFGWLNKGGASRLPLSRFHFGGLGTTMMKKVMKDNRMPGIPELMETAKDLDVKMIACTTTLGLMGISKDTLIDGIDQLAGVSTYLAEARHGSVNLFI; this is encoded by the coding sequence ATGAACGCCACCCACGTAGAACCAGCAACTGCCTTAGCCGAGCTCAAAGAAACCAAACCCGATAAAGTGACACTTGTCGTCCTGAGCGGAGATATGGACCGCGTCATGGCGGCCCTGATTATCGCAACCGGGGCCGCAGCCATGGGCATGCAGGTAACGATGTTTTTTACCTTTTGGGGGTTGAATGCCATCCGGAAGGAAAATGTGAGTAGCTCCCCTAAGGATTGGCTTCGTCGAGCCTTTGGATGGCTGAACAAAGGGGGAGCCAGTCGCCTGCCCCTCTCACGATTTCATTTTGGAGGTCTCGGAACCACCATGATGAAAAAGGTGATGAAAGATAACCGCATGCCGGGTATACCCGAACTCATGGAAACCGCCAAAGATCTGGATGTAAAGATGATTGCCTGCACCACGACCCTGGGACTTATGGGCATTTCAAAGGATACGCTCATTGATGGCATCGACCAACTCGCCGGAGTCAGCACCTATTTGGCGGAAGCCCGGCACGGGTCCGTAAACTTATTTATCTAA
- a CDS encoding CARDB domain-containing protein — MNMTKIFLPMMFLMLCSSPAFSASWLECNGDSGKKLRWGGNSTTARINTGSFPAGSVLQAAQRGVNITNTNPSPFTINHTTETGGVGSGNGQNEIWAASISPPGEARMRYHCYWLFGWHYGLDEVDIVLDSTGRSWTTSQNKSANFTYTGSSRPIDAVIVHEAGHYLGLMHVNWEYNVMGDSWRHHHTNGGSAITYFGEDASHGARVLYGSQSSAFNDVSASHWRRTGASGEYSSHDRVRVRNSANTGTLSGITIAGEPGYRVNRGNVVRPEFTIENNGKQTHANVTFGIYVSTNDFISYSDTRIGGGTFGSIHPADVLTTTIPVIIPNFLNAGQNYWLGIIVDEDNDINEVNGSNNRAYIPIRVQ; from the coding sequence ATGAATATGACAAAAATTTTCCTACCCATGATGTTCCTGATGTTATGTAGTTCTCCCGCATTTTCAGCATCCTGGCTGGAATGTAATGGGGACAGTGGCAAGAAATTGCGTTGGGGAGGAAACTCCACGACAGCGCGGATCAATACAGGAAGTTTTCCGGCCGGGAGCGTCCTGCAGGCGGCCCAACGAGGTGTGAATATTACGAACACGAACCCATCGCCGTTTACGATCAACCATACGACCGAAACAGGTGGGGTGGGAAGTGGAAATGGACAAAATGAAATATGGGCCGCAAGTATTTCTCCACCGGGAGAGGCCCGCATGCGCTATCACTGCTACTGGTTATTCGGGTGGCATTATGGACTGGATGAAGTGGATATTGTGTTGGATTCGACAGGGCGGTCCTGGACGACCTCCCAAAACAAAAGCGCGAACTTTACGTATACCGGCTCAAGCCGTCCCATCGATGCAGTCATCGTGCACGAGGCCGGACATTATCTTGGCCTGATGCATGTCAATTGGGAATACAATGTCATGGGTGATTCCTGGCGCCACCATCACACCAATGGGGGATCAGCTATCACGTATTTCGGAGAAGACGCTTCGCATGGGGCGCGGGTGCTCTATGGTTCGCAAAGCTCGGCCTTTAACGATGTGTCCGCTTCGCACTGGCGAAGAACCGGAGCCAGCGGTGAGTATTCAAGTCATGACCGGGTACGAGTTCGAAATAGTGCCAACACCGGGACGTTGTCCGGTATTACGATCGCCGGGGAACCCGGGTATCGGGTGAATCGAGGAAATGTAGTGCGGCCGGAATTTACGATCGAAAATAATGGGAAACAGACTCATGCCAACGTCACCTTCGGAATCTATGTCTCAACGAATGACTTTATTAGCTATAGCGATACCCGTATTGGTGGGGGAACTTTTGGCTCGATTCATCCTGCCGACGTGTTAACTACCACGATTCCGGTGATCATACCCAATTTTCTGAATGCGGGGCAAAATTACTGGCTGGGAATCATCGTTGATGAGGATAACGATATTAATGAGGTGAATGGTTCGAACAATCGGGCGTATATTCCCATCCGGGTTCAGTGA
- a CDS encoding sulfurtransferase TusA family protein, translating into MIPADVKLDTLGYFCPMPIILTSKKIKELASGQVLEVISDDEGIKKDMPAWCETTGHAMVGMEEEGAADKKVYKAYVKKA; encoded by the coding sequence ATGATACCAGCCGACGTTAAACTCGATACATTGGGGTATTTTTGCCCGATGCCTATCATTCTGACTTCAAAAAAAATCAAAGAACTCGCCTCAGGGCAAGTCCTGGAAGTGATTTCGGATGACGAAGGGATAAAAAAAGATATGCCGGCCTGGTGCGAGACAACCGGACACGCCATGGTTGGTATGGAAGAAGAAGGTGCTGCGGACAAAAAAGTCTACAAAGCTTATGTCAAAAAGGCCTGA
- a CDS encoding alcohol dehydrogenase gives MKKMKAVEVRQATGFLQLVEREVPNPGSGQVLVKVQACGICHSDVFTKEGLWPGLEYPRIPGHEIAGIIEEMGSGVEGWKQGQRVGVGWHGGHCGRCEPCRRGDFVLCQRGLVPGISYDGGYAQYMIAPVEALARIPEDLSDVEAAPLLCAGITTFNALRKSGARAGDVVAILGIGGLGHLGVQYASKMGFETVAISRGKDKEALAKKLGARHYIDSNAQNVSETLKGFGGAKIILATVTSGKAMSATIGGLAVDGKLIMVGASEEPVEVPIVQFIMGRHSVQGWPSGTSSDSQDTLAFSVMTGIKPMIEEYPLERAAEAYERMMSGETRFRVVLKVG, from the coding sequence ATGAAAAAGATGAAAGCCGTGGAAGTCCGGCAGGCAACGGGCTTTTTGCAACTCGTGGAGCGAGAGGTGCCTAATCCTGGATCAGGACAGGTTCTCGTGAAGGTCCAGGCCTGCGGCATTTGTCACAGCGATGTGTTCACGAAGGAAGGTCTATGGCCCGGTCTTGAGTATCCACGTATTCCCGGACATGAAATTGCCGGAATTATTGAGGAGATGGGTTCGGGTGTGGAGGGATGGAAACAGGGCCAACGGGTTGGCGTGGGGTGGCACGGAGGACATTGTGGCCGTTGTGAGCCATGCCGCCGAGGGGATTTTGTCCTTTGTCAACGTGGGTTGGTTCCGGGGATTAGCTATGATGGAGGCTATGCCCAATACATGATTGCTCCGGTCGAAGCCTTGGCTCGCATACCAGAGGATCTTTCCGACGTGGAGGCGGCCCCTCTGCTTTGTGCAGGCATTACGACTTTCAATGCTCTTCGTAAGAGCGGCGCCCGCGCCGGTGACGTGGTTGCTATTCTGGGCATCGGCGGCCTTGGACATTTAGGGGTACAGTATGCCAGCAAGATGGGATTCGAGACGGTCGCTATTTCCAGAGGAAAAGACAAAGAGGCTTTGGCCAAGAAATTGGGCGCACGGCACTATATTGACAGCAACGCCCAAAATGTATCGGAAACGCTTAAGGGTTTTGGAGGAGCGAAGATAATCCTCGCAACCGTCACGAGTGGAAAGGCCATGAGTGCGACTATCGGTGGACTGGCCGTGGACGGAAAATTGATTATGGTTGGCGCCTCTGAAGAACCGGTGGAAGTACCCATCGTTCAGTTTATTATGGGTCGACATTCAGTTCAGGGCTGGCCGTCCGGGACGTCGTCGGATTCGCAGGATACGTTGGCCTTTAGTGTGATGACAGGTATAAAGCCAATGATAGAGGAGTATCCTCTTGAACGCGCAGCCGAAGCCTATGAGCGTATGATGAGTGGTGAAACAAGGTTCAGGGTAGTTTTAAAGGTTGGTTGA
- a CDS encoding CBS domain-containing protein, with protein sequence MSDDVAALRASKFGQLTVGSVMEKEVQSGMKDSEAKLLASYMMEGFGSVPIIDETSKLVGIVSEFDLLKALRKGKNLEDVTAGDIMTANPVSVTQDTNVLTLMDVLQNNHLIRVPVVDSKGKLIGIVARRDLLRGYLQTSGS encoded by the coding sequence ATGAGCGATGATGTGGCAGCTTTGCGGGCCAGTAAATTTGGGCAGTTAACCGTAGGCAGTGTCATGGAGAAAGAAGTGCAATCGGGCATGAAAGATTCGGAAGCCAAGTTACTGGCCTCTTATATGATGGAAGGATTTGGTTCCGTTCCCATCATTGACGAAACCTCGAAATTGGTGGGAATCGTTTCCGAGTTTGATTTACTGAAAGCCTTGCGTAAAGGAAAAAATCTGGAAGATGTGACGGCAGGTGATATCATGACTGCCAATCCGGTATCGGTCACGCAAGATACCAATGTGCTGACTCTGATGGATGTCCTCCAAAATAATCATTTGATTCGGGTGCCTGTCGTGGATTCAAAGGGGAAATTAATCGGGATCGTCGCGCGAAGAGATTTACTGCGGGGCTATTTGCAAACTTCGGGGAGTTGA
- a CDS encoding DsrE family protein, with the protein MARFVIAGSKGTDDPTMATLPFIASQEAHKQGHEVVLWLQAEAVVLAKKGVVDGVQGIGLPALKVLANTILSQGIPLWVCSACAIARQIHESDLEVGAVMKGMQDYVKAVAERDRNLSF; encoded by the coding sequence ATGGCACGCTTTGTCATTGCCGGGAGTAAGGGGACGGACGATCCAACAATGGCTACCCTTCCGTTTATCGCCTCACAAGAGGCTCATAAACAAGGGCATGAGGTCGTCTTGTGGCTTCAGGCCGAGGCCGTCGTCTTAGCAAAAAAAGGTGTGGTAGATGGTGTACAGGGAATCGGGCTACCGGCCTTGAAAGTGCTAGCCAATACCATTCTGTCTCAGGGTATTCCTTTGTGGGTGTGTTCAGCCTGTGCGATCGCCCGACAAATTCACGAATCTGATCTCGAGGTGGGTGCCGTAATGAAAGGCATGCAGGATTATGTCAAAGCTGTGGCCGAAAGAGATCGCAATCTTTCGTTTTAA
- a CDS encoding glucan biosynthesis protein G, with amino-acid sequence MRILSAGMVAMFLMFPLHVAAGFTFDQVVQKAKNLADKPYEAPQLVPKIMREISYEAYKGIRFNPDHSLWKESQSNFQVMFLTPGLHYTHPVTINVIDAEGPRPLVFKKSDFVFADPEIEKRVPADVGFAGFKLTFPLKNKNEQNQFLVFAGASYFRGVGKENVFGLAGRGLAIDTGLPSGEVFPSFTEFWLVRPSPDAKEMVVYGLLDSISLTGAYQFTIVPGSQTKMKVRTKLFPRKPIQLLGVAPLTSMFFYGENTPRPAGEWRREVHDSDGLQIHDGLTREWLWRPLMNPANLEMDFFSTDNVQGFGLLQREEKFSGYEDLGAHYEQRPSAWVEPQGDWGQGKVVLVQLPTPNETHDNIVVFWTPVAPVTRETPLEMAYDVSFGKATLSQNPLGTVVNTFIGDGNRIGGGNVPQAYRIIIDFAGGPLSKMPPDAPISGQVTVLDNSDILEHFVEYHEQIQGWRLSILAKPQDKKPLHLRAFLKTESATLTETWTYRLPMNNNILAPEKE; translated from the coding sequence ATGAGAATCTTGTCAGCTGGAATGGTCGCGATGTTCTTGATGTTCCCCCTGCATGTCGCAGCGGGCTTCACATTCGATCAGGTGGTTCAGAAAGCGAAAAACTTAGCGGATAAACCCTATGAGGCCCCTCAACTTGTTCCAAAAATTATGCGGGAAATCTCCTATGAGGCGTATAAAGGAATCAGGTTTAATCCTGACCACAGTCTGTGGAAAGAGAGCCAATCAAATTTTCAAGTCATGTTTCTTACTCCGGGGTTGCATTACACCCACCCGGTGACCATCAACGTCATTGACGCCGAAGGTCCACGCCCGCTGGTTTTTAAGAAAAGCGACTTTGTGTTTGCCGACCCCGAGATCGAAAAACGGGTGCCGGCCGATGTAGGATTTGCCGGATTCAAGCTGACCTTTCCCTTGAAAAACAAAAATGAACAAAATCAGTTTTTGGTTTTCGCAGGGGCGAGTTATTTTCGGGGGGTCGGAAAGGAAAACGTGTTCGGGTTAGCAGGACGAGGCCTGGCCATTGATACGGGACTCCCCAGCGGGGAGGTATTTCCTTCATTCACGGAATTCTGGTTGGTACGCCCGTCTCCAGATGCCAAAGAAATGGTGGTTTATGGTTTACTGGACAGCATCAGTCTCACTGGAGCGTATCAATTTACCATTGTCCCCGGTAGCCAGACGAAAATGAAGGTACGCACCAAACTCTTCCCCAGAAAACCTATTCAGTTATTGGGTGTTGCCCCGCTGACCAGCATGTTTTTTTATGGAGAGAATACCCCGCGACCAGCTGGAGAATGGCGCCGGGAAGTCCATGATTCGGACGGATTGCAGATTCATGATGGCCTCACCCGTGAGTGGTTGTGGCGTCCCTTGATGAATCCTGCCAACCTTGAAATGGATTTTTTCAGCACGGACAATGTACAAGGATTCGGTTTACTGCAACGTGAGGAAAAATTTTCTGGCTACGAAGATTTAGGGGCGCATTATGAACAACGTCCAAGCGCCTGGGTCGAACCACAGGGTGACTGGGGGCAAGGAAAAGTGGTGCTCGTCCAACTGCCTACCCCCAATGAAACACATGACAACATCGTCGTGTTTTGGACACCCGTAGCGCCCGTGACCCGGGAGACTCCTTTAGAAATGGCCTATGATGTGAGTTTTGGCAAGGCCACTCTCTCACAAAATCCGTTGGGAACCGTGGTCAATACCTTTATCGGGGACGGCAATCGTATCGGGGGAGGTAATGTCCCGCAGGCGTATCGTATCATTATCGATTTTGCAGGTGGCCCACTGAGCAAAATGCCGCCCGATGCTCCCATTAGCGGCCAGGTTACGGTGTTGGACAATAGCGACATCCTGGAGCATTTTGTGGAATATCATGAACAGATACAAGGATGGCGATTGTCCATCCTGGCCAAACCTCAAGACAAAAAGCCGCTTCATTTGCGGGCATTTCTCAAAACTGAATCGGCAACCTTAACGGAAACCTGGACGTACCGTCTGCCAATGAATAATAACATTCTGGCACCAGAAAAAGAATAA
- the mdoH gene encoding glucans biosynthesis glucosyltransferase MdoH yields the protein MKGREATIAEAQHSLATPRRISWRIAAGLRRALLTVLVLIQSFVAASYMTAILPYHGGNFLEMAIIALFFVLFVWISVGFWIGMFGFVLRCFGGDRFSPLGRHSAAELSTQPLARTAVVMPIYHEPIQRTFGGIRAMYRSLEQTGQMEHFDFFILSDSRNPDVWLAEQAAWHRLCQELGAGGHLFYRRRSLNQHYKSGNIADFLRRWGSGYEYMIVLDADSLMGGSTLVTMVQLMQAEPQTGILQTSPTLINARSMFARVQQFANHIYGPLFTTGLASLQLGEAVYWGHNAILRTQAFMEHAGLKRLPGPGLFHGPILSHDFVEASFMGRGGYEVWLEPELSHSYEESPPTLVDDLQRDKRWAKGNLQHIWLMLFEPGLRPAHRMAFLNGIMSYLASPLWLIFLVLTTIEAARLVLYPINYFPEPHSLFPHWPEWNPEWAIILASSTLFLLFLPKFLAVIDVIRRRRSKQHGGIIRLLISVLLEIVVSTLLAPIRMLAHSRFVVEALLNTTLRWAGQNRTDETGWSAAILNQAPGTLIAGAWAAFAFWLDQMFFFWSLPVAAPLVFAAPTSVFLSRVGPGERLKNWGFLQVPEERHGSPLLDDVYARTYPQLETYTERSSPAIQAILDPVLNQVHQAMAHAHRGGKKQEMILALRKRCFQHGPHSLTQKELCHLVRDRASLQWLHEQAWQAPPDSYWGKALQHHFQH from the coding sequence ATGAAAGGTCGTGAAGCCACAATCGCCGAGGCCCAGCATTCGCTGGCCACCCCCAGACGAATAAGCTGGAGAATTGCCGCAGGACTCCGGCGCGCCCTGCTCACCGTATTAGTCCTCATTCAATCTTTCGTGGCCGCTTCATATATGACGGCCATCCTTCCCTATCATGGGGGGAATTTCCTGGAGATGGCGATTATTGCCCTGTTTTTTGTGTTATTCGTCTGGATTTCCGTTGGTTTTTGGATTGGCATGTTCGGATTTGTTCTCCGGTGTTTCGGCGGGGATCGATTTTCCCCACTGGGACGCCATTCCGCTGCAGAATTAAGCACACAACCCCTAGCACGGACAGCCGTGGTCATGCCGATCTACCACGAACCCATTCAGCGGACGTTCGGCGGAATCCGCGCAATGTATCGCTCATTAGAACAGACAGGGCAGATGGAACATTTTGATTTTTTCATTCTTTCCGACAGCCGTAATCCGGATGTGTGGTTGGCTGAACAAGCCGCCTGGCATCGGTTATGCCAAGAATTGGGAGCGGGCGGACATCTGTTTTATCGACGCCGGTCTCTGAACCAACATTATAAAAGTGGAAACATTGCCGACTTTCTCCGCCGATGGGGTTCCGGCTATGAGTACATGATCGTGCTTGATGCAGATAGTCTCATGGGTGGATCCACCCTGGTCACCATGGTGCAACTCATGCAGGCTGAACCTCAAACAGGCATCCTGCAAACCAGCCCCACCTTGATCAATGCCCGTTCAATGTTTGCAAGGGTCCAGCAATTTGCCAATCATATCTACGGCCCACTGTTTACGACAGGCCTTGCCTCCCTACAGCTTGGGGAAGCTGTTTACTGGGGCCATAACGCCATTCTTCGTACCCAGGCGTTTATGGAGCATGCCGGCCTGAAACGGCTTCCCGGACCAGGACTTTTTCATGGCCCTATTCTCAGTCACGATTTTGTGGAAGCCTCATTTATGGGACGGGGCGGGTATGAAGTCTGGCTGGAACCGGAACTCTCTCACAGTTATGAAGAATCCCCTCCCACCCTTGTGGATGACCTGCAACGCGATAAACGATGGGCCAAAGGAAATTTACAGCACATCTGGCTCATGCTGTTTGAACCTGGGCTGCGGCCTGCACATCGCATGGCCTTTTTGAACGGGATTATGTCCTACCTGGCATCCCCATTGTGGTTGATCTTTTTGGTGTTAACAACGATTGAAGCCGCACGTCTGGTCCTGTATCCCATCAATTACTTTCCGGAACCTCATAGCCTCTTCCCCCATTGGCCTGAATGGAATCCGGAATGGGCCATCATTCTCGCCAGCAGCACCTTGTTCCTGCTGTTTCTGCCAAAATTTCTGGCGGTGATCGATGTCATCCGACGTCGACGGAGCAAACAACACGGTGGCATCATTCGACTCCTGATTAGTGTCTTACTGGAAATAGTGGTGTCCACTCTCCTCGCGCCCATTCGCATGTTGGCCCATAGCCGTTTTGTGGTGGAAGCACTGCTTAATACAACCTTACGTTGGGCCGGCCAGAATCGAACAGATGAAACCGGCTGGTCAGCCGCCATTTTAAATCAAGCCCCGGGGACGCTGATTGCCGGAGCCTGGGCCGCATTCGCTTTCTGGCTTGATCAGATGTTTTTTTTCTGGTCCCTCCCGGTCGCAGCACCACTCGTGTTTGCCGCGCCCACCTCCGTTTTTCTCAGCCGGGTGGGACCAGGTGAACGACTGAAGAACTGGGGATTTTTGCAAGTTCCTGAGGAACGTCATGGCTCACCATTGCTGGATGATGTTTATGCCAGGACCTATCCTCAACTGGAAACCTATACTGAACGATCTTCTCCCGCCATCCAGGCTATCCTGGATCCGGTGCTGAACCAGGTTCATCAAGCCATGGCTCATGCGCATCGCGGCGGCAAAAAACAGGAAATGATCCTCGCGCTCCGCAAACGATGCTTTCAACATGGTCCACACTCTCTCACACAAAAAGAACTCTGTCATCTGGTACGCGACCGGGCCAGTTTGCAATGGCTCCATGAGCAGGCCTGGCAGGCTCCACCTGATTCCTATTGGGGGAAAGCCCTTCAGCATCATTTTCAACACTGA
- a CDS encoding ion transporter, whose amino-acid sequence MIKDQANQIVRHPWFEYGIIAFILVNGVILGLETSPALVEHYGALMHWGNHVILGIFILEALIKMIAVAPQIDRYFRDGWNIFDFSVIVFSLIPATGEFAMIARLARLLRVVRLISTIPELRLIVSTLVRSIPSMIHVMTLMGVIFYVYAIMGYQLFHEHDPTHWRSLGISLLTLFRVVTLEDWTDVMYTAMDFHYLSWIYFVSFVVLGTFVVINLFIAVVINNLDEAKAERLAELQGPVTQKEILKDLRETQIALKRLEERLERTSEENVLSLSKVLKG is encoded by the coding sequence ATGATAAAAGATCAAGCGAATCAGATTGTCCGCCACCCATGGTTTGAGTACGGGATCATTGCCTTTATTCTCGTTAACGGGGTCATTCTTGGCCTGGAAACCTCACCGGCATTGGTGGAACATTATGGTGCACTGATGCATTGGGGAAATCACGTCATCCTTGGAATTTTTATTCTGGAAGCCCTCATCAAAATGATTGCCGTGGCACCGCAGATTGATCGGTATTTTCGAGATGGTTGGAACATCTTTGATTTTTCCGTCATCGTATTTTCTTTGATTCCGGCTACCGGTGAATTTGCCATGATTGCACGGTTAGCCCGCTTGTTGCGGGTGGTTCGTCTCATCTCGACCATTCCTGAGCTCCGTCTTATCGTTTCAACCCTCGTCAGATCTATTCCCAGCATGATTCACGTGATGACGCTCATGGGCGTGATCTTTTATGTCTACGCCATCATGGGCTATCAGTTGTTTCATGAGCACGATCCGACGCATTGGCGATCATTGGGGATCTCGCTGTTGACCCTATTTCGCGTCGTGACCCTGGAAGATTGGACTGATGTGATGTATACCGCTATGGATTTTCATTACCTGTCTTGGATCTATTTTGTGAGTTTTGTGGTCTTAGGGACGTTTGTCGTGATTAATCTGTTTATTGCCGTGGTGATCAATAACCTCGATGAAGCCAAAGCCGAACGCCTGGCTGAACTTCAGGGGCCGGTCACACAAAAAGAGATACTCAAAGATTTGAGAGAAACACAAATAGCCCTCAAGCGCCTTGAGGAGCGCTTGGAAAGAACGTCTGAAGAAAATGTCCTATCCCTATCGAAAGTGTTGAAAGGTTGA
- a CDS encoding response regulator: protein MDDSTDNLMILGDVLEQMGYQIVCAEDGEKGLELAQRVQPDFVFMDVTMPGLDGFQACERLRAQENFQLTPIILMSAQSEIPHRDQAFAAGGSEFWPKPITPTKIRTELHRFLK from the coding sequence ATTGATGATTCCACGGATAATTTGATGATCCTGGGAGATGTCTTAGAACAAATGGGCTATCAGATTGTCTGCGCCGAAGATGGCGAGAAGGGGCTTGAACTCGCTCAACGGGTTCAACCCGACTTCGTATTTATGGATGTGACAATGCCTGGGCTTGATGGATTCCAGGCCTGTGAAAGACTTCGAGCACAGGAGAACTTTCAGCTTACCCCGATTATTCTCATGAGCGCGCAATCGGAAATCCCTCATCGAGACCAGGCCTTCGCAGCTGGAGGCTCTGAATTCTGGCCAAAACCCATAACCCCCACGAAAATCCGGACCGAACTTCATCGATTTTTGAAATAA
- a CDS encoding glycosyltransferase family 2 protein, which translates to MEKLQDTINQKIQLVSIVIPVYNERKTIETIVGRVQKVEIPKELIIVDDGSTDGTREWLYEQFGEGAAEDEKSQKLMCESRADCSQVLVLAHQHNQGKGAALKTGFGQVRGSIVIVQDADLEYSPEDYYRLLEPVITGRADVVYGSRFLGGWKGSWPSVSYLGNKIFTTLTNAATGLSLTDVWTGYKVFKQEVLSDISLEESGFELELELTLKVAQKNWRVTEVPISYLPRSKADGKKIRWRDGIQSIKTLYRYSNPS; encoded by the coding sequence ATGGAAAAGCTTCAGGATACAATAAATCAAAAAATTCAATTGGTGAGTATTGTGATTCCCGTCTATAACGAACGGAAAACAATTGAGACGATTGTCGGCCGGGTACAAAAGGTGGAAATTCCAAAAGAACTAATCATTGTGGATGACGGGTCCACGGATGGAACTCGGGAATGGCTCTACGAGCAGTTCGGCGAGGGGGCTGCAGAGGATGAAAAAAGCCAGAAATTAATGTGTGAGTCACGTGCCGATTGTTCTCAAGTCCTGGTGTTGGCTCATCAGCACAATCAAGGGAAAGGCGCAGCCCTGAAAACGGGATTTGGGCAGGTTCGAGGAAGCATTGTCATCGTGCAGGATGCCGATTTGGAATATAGTCCAGAGGATTATTATCGACTGTTGGAGCCAGTGATAACAGGCCGGGCCGATGTTGTCTACGGGTCCCGGTTTTTGGGGGGCTGGAAAGGGAGTTGGCCATCAGTCTCCTATCTGGGAAACAAGATTTTCACCACGTTAACCAATGCTGCGACTGGGCTCTCATTGACGGATGTCTGGACCGGTTACAAAGTGTTTAAACAGGAAGTCTTGAGCGATATCTCACTGGAAGAATCAGGGTTTGAATTGGAGTTAGAACTCACACTGAAAGTGGCTCAGAAGAATTGGCGCGTGACAGAGGTGCCGATTTCGTATTTACCCAGAAGTAAGGCGGACGGGAAAAAAATTCGCTGGAGAGACGGGATTCAGTCCATCAAAACGCTGTATCGGTATTCCAACCCCTCATAA